Proteins encoded by one window of Streptomyces sp. NBC_01477:
- a CDS encoding aldo/keto reductase: MSDLTAQPAAAAALASGSFLLGGDLPVTRLGYGTMQLTGPGVWGDPADPDEAVRVLRRTAELGINFIDTADAYGPFTADLLLHKALHPYADDLVIATKAGFTRPAPGQWVAVGRPEYLRQQVELSLRHLGVERIDLLQLHRIDPKVPVAEQIGELAALQGEGKIRHIGLSEVTVAEIEEAGATATIASVQNRFNLADRASEAVLDYAEAHGIAFIPWFPLATGALAGKDSPLTRIAADRGAAPSQLALAWLLRRSPVVLPIPGTSSVAHLEENTAAAGIVLTDEEFEALEHAAA, translated from the coding sequence ATGTCCGACCTCACCGCACAACCCGCCGCGGCAGCGGCCCTGGCGTCAGGGAGCTTCCTGCTCGGCGGGGACCTGCCCGTCACCCGGCTCGGGTACGGGACCATGCAGTTGACCGGCCCCGGCGTCTGGGGGGACCCGGCCGACCCGGACGAGGCCGTACGGGTGCTGCGCCGCACCGCGGAGCTCGGCATCAACTTCATCGACACCGCCGACGCCTACGGCCCCTTCACCGCCGACCTCCTCCTGCACAAGGCCCTGCACCCCTACGCCGACGACCTGGTCATCGCCACCAAGGCCGGCTTCACCCGCCCCGCCCCGGGGCAGTGGGTGGCGGTCGGGCGGCCCGAGTATCTGCGGCAGCAGGTCGAGCTGAGCCTGCGGCACCTCGGCGTCGAGCGGATCGACCTGCTCCAGCTGCACCGCATCGACCCGAAGGTGCCGGTCGCCGAGCAGATCGGCGAGCTGGCCGCGCTCCAGGGCGAGGGCAAGATCCGGCACATCGGTCTGAGCGAGGTGACCGTCGCCGAGATCGAGGAGGCCGGCGCCACCGCGACCATCGCCTCGGTGCAGAACCGCTTCAACCTCGCCGACCGCGCCTCGGAGGCGGTCCTCGACTACGCCGAGGCGCACGGCATCGCCTTCATCCCGTGGTTCCCGCTGGCCACCGGCGCCCTGGCCGGCAAGGACAGCCCGCTGACCCGGATCGCGGCGGACCGCGGCGCGGCCCCCTCCCAACTGGCCCTGGCCTGGCTGCTGCGCCGCTCCCCCGTCGTCCTCCCGATCCCGGGCACGTCCTCGGTGGCCCACCTGGAGGAGAACACCGCAGCCGCGGGCATCGTCCTCACCGACGAGGAGTTCGAGGCCCTGGAACACGCCGCCGCCTAG
- a CDS encoding APC family permease: MATTVPADRGRLRAWLLEGLSDMAKHQHQQPGDEGRGAGEGPVVHQGQRWWRVMCLTGVDYFSTLGYQPGIAALAAGLLSPIATVVLVIVTLAGALPVYRRVAEESPHGAGSVSMLERLLSFWQGKLFVLALLGFAATDFLITITLSAADASTHLVENPHFTASLGSHQLVITLILIALLGAVFLKGFLEAIGVAVVLVGIYLALNVVVVVDGLWHVLTAAHLVTDWTHGLTAERGNVFVMIGVSLLIFPKLALGMSGFETGVAVMPHVKGDPGDTEDQPAGRIRDTKKLLTTAALIMSVFLIATSFITTVLIPKQDFETGGPANGRALAFLAHEYLGSTFGTVYDFSTIAILWFAGASAMAGLLNLMPRYLPRYGMAPHWAGAVRPMVLVFTLVAFLVTWLFDANVDKQGGAYATGVLVLMSSAAIAVTIAARKARQRRWTVCFGVIAVVFLYTTVVNVLERPDGVKIGACFIAGIMLVSFLSRLARAFELRVTSVQLDPMAERFVRDIATRRVRFVANEPGLRDAAEYRDKLHQIRLDNDIPPEDDLVLVEVTVLDASEFESALTVHGNVLHGRYRVLSLESSSVPNALAALLLHVRDLTGCKPHIYFEWTEGSPYANFLRFFLFGHGEVAPVTREVLREAEPDRARRPRVHVG; encoded by the coding sequence ATGGCCACCACCGTCCCGGCGGACCGCGGCCGGTTGCGCGCCTGGCTGCTCGAAGGCCTCTCCGACATGGCCAAGCACCAGCACCAGCAGCCGGGCGACGAGGGGCGCGGGGCGGGCGAGGGCCCTGTCGTGCACCAGGGCCAGCGCTGGTGGCGGGTGATGTGCCTGACCGGTGTGGACTACTTCTCGACGCTGGGCTACCAGCCGGGCATCGCCGCGCTCGCCGCCGGGCTGCTCTCGCCGATCGCGACCGTGGTGCTGGTGATCGTGACGCTCGCGGGCGCGCTGCCGGTCTACCGCAGGGTGGCCGAGGAGAGCCCGCACGGCGCGGGGTCCGTCTCGATGCTGGAGCGGCTGCTGTCGTTCTGGCAGGGCAAGCTGTTCGTGCTGGCCCTGCTCGGCTTCGCGGCCACCGACTTCCTGATCACCATCACCCTCTCGGCGGCGGACGCGTCCACCCACCTGGTGGAGAATCCGCACTTCACCGCCAGCCTGGGCAGCCACCAGCTGGTCATCACGCTGATCCTGATCGCCCTGCTGGGCGCGGTCTTCCTCAAGGGCTTCCTGGAGGCCATCGGGGTGGCCGTGGTCCTGGTCGGGATCTATCTGGCGCTGAACGTGGTCGTGGTGGTGGACGGGCTGTGGCACGTACTGACCGCCGCGCACCTGGTGACCGACTGGACGCACGGGCTGACCGCGGAGCGCGGCAATGTCTTCGTGATGATCGGCGTCTCGCTGCTGATCTTCCCCAAGCTCGCGCTGGGCATGTCGGGGTTCGAGACCGGTGTCGCGGTGATGCCGCACGTCAAGGGCGATCCCGGCGACACCGAGGACCAGCCGGCCGGGCGTATCCGCGACACCAAGAAGCTGCTGACGACCGCCGCGCTGATCATGAGCGTCTTCCTCATCGCGACCAGCTTCATCACCACCGTGCTGATCCCCAAGCAGGACTTCGAGACGGGCGGCCCCGCCAACGGCCGCGCGCTGGCGTTCCTCGCGCACGAGTACCTGGGCTCAACCTTCGGTACGGTCTACGACTTCTCCACCATCGCCATCCTGTGGTTCGCGGGCGCCTCGGCGATGGCGGGCCTGCTCAACCTGATGCCGCGCTATCTGCCGCGCTACGGCATGGCGCCGCACTGGGCGGGGGCGGTGCGCCCGATGGTGCTGGTCTTCACGCTGGTCGCCTTCCTGGTGACCTGGCTCTTCGACGCGAACGTCGACAAGCAGGGCGGCGCGTACGCCACCGGTGTGCTGGTGCTGATGTCGTCGGCGGCCATCGCGGTGACCATCGCGGCCCGCAAGGCCAGGCAGCGGCGGTGGACGGTCTGCTTCGGCGTGATCGCGGTGGTCTTCCTCTACACGACCGTGGTCAATGTGCTGGAGCGGCCGGACGGGGTGAAGATCGGTGCCTGCTTCATCGCGGGCATCATGCTGGTGTCGTTCCTGTCCCGGCTGGCCCGCGCCTTCGAACTGCGGGTCACCAGCGTGCAGCTGGACCCGATGGCCGAGCGGTTCGTGCGGGACATCGCCACCCGCAGGGTCCGTTTCGTCGCCAACGAGCCGGGGCTGCGGGACGCCGCCGAATACCGCGACAAGCTGCACCAGATCAGGCTGGACAACGACATCCCGCCGGAGGACGACCTGGTCCTGGTGGAGGTCACCGTGCTGGACGCGTCGGAATTCGAGTCGGCGCTGACCGTGCACGGCAATGTGCTGCACGGGCGCTACCGGGTGCTGTCGCTGGAGAGCTCGTCGGTGCCGAACGCGCTGGCCGCGCTGCTGCTGCACGTACGGGATCTCACCGGCTGCAAGCCGCACATCTACTTCGAGTGGACCGAGGGCAGCCCCTACGCGAACTTCCTGCGCTTCTTCCTCTTCGGCCACGGCGAGGTCGCCCCGGTCACCCGGGAGGTGCTGCGCGAGGCGGAACCCGACCGCGCCCGGCGCCCCCGGGTGCACGTCGGCTGA
- a CDS encoding type II toxin-antitoxin system PemK/MazF family toxin codes for MTTSTDSHPDFPGAAGPYATAEADPNEVGRVRTDYAPAHDGDPDPGEIVWTWVPFEENDGRGKDRPVLVVAREAGGTLLAVQLSSKRHDHDREWVAIGAGPWDREGRDSWVDVDRVLRLHEQGMRREACALDRGRFNLVVNRLKELYGWR; via the coding sequence GTGACGACCTCTACCGACAGCCACCCCGACTTCCCCGGCGCCGCAGGCCCCTACGCCACCGCCGAGGCCGACCCGAACGAGGTGGGCCGGGTGCGTACCGACTACGCCCCGGCCCACGACGGCGACCCCGACCCCGGCGAGATCGTCTGGACCTGGGTGCCCTTCGAGGAGAACGACGGCCGGGGCAAGGACCGCCCGGTCCTGGTGGTGGCCCGCGAGGCGGGCGGCACGCTGCTGGCCGTCCAGCTCTCCAGCAAGCGCCACGACCACGACCGCGAGTGGGTCGCGATCGGCGCCGGCCCCTGGGACCGCGAGGGCCGCGACTCCTGGGTCGACGTCGACCGTGTCCTGCGCCTGCACGAGCAGGGCATGCGCCGCGAGGCCTGCGCCCTGGACCGGGGCCGCTTCAACCTGGTGGTCAACCGGCTCAAGGAGCTGTACGGCTGGCGCTGA
- a CDS encoding aldo/keto reductase: MEQRVLGRTGRPVSVVGLGTWQLGSDWGDVKEADAIAVLDAAVESGVTFFDTADVYGDGRSEQLIGRYLKDRPDAGILVATKMGRRAEQRPENYTLDNFRAWNDRSRANLGVDTLDLVQLHCPPTAVYDSDALYDALDTLVGEQRIAAYAVSVETCDEALAAIARPGVASVQIILNPFRLKPLERVLPAAARAGVGVIARVPLASGLLSGKYTRDTVFAADDHRAYNRHGEAFDQGETFSGVDYGTGLEAAVEFAALAPEGATAAQTALRWIIQQPGVTSVIPGARSVEQARANAAAADLPALPPEVLSGVRDLYDRRIRAQVHQRW, translated from the coding sequence ATGGAACAGCGCGTACTGGGCAGGACCGGCCGGCCGGTGTCCGTCGTCGGTCTCGGCACATGGCAGCTCGGCTCCGACTGGGGCGATGTGAAGGAGGCCGACGCGATCGCGGTGCTGGACGCCGCCGTCGAGTCGGGGGTCACCTTCTTCGACACCGCGGACGTCTACGGCGACGGCCGCAGCGAGCAGCTGATCGGCCGCTACCTCAAGGACCGGCCGGACGCCGGGATCCTCGTCGCCACCAAGATGGGCCGCCGCGCCGAGCAGCGCCCCGAGAACTACACCCTCGACAACTTCCGCGCCTGGAACGACCGTTCCCGCGCCAACCTCGGCGTCGACACCCTCGACCTGGTGCAGCTGCACTGCCCGCCCACCGCCGTCTACGACTCCGACGCGCTCTACGACGCGCTCGACACCCTGGTCGGCGAGCAGCGGATCGCCGCCTACGCCGTCAGCGTCGAGACCTGCGACGAGGCGCTGGCGGCCATCGCGCGGCCCGGTGTGGCGAGCGTGCAGATCATCCTCAACCCCTTCCGGCTCAAGCCGCTGGAGCGGGTGCTGCCGGCCGCCGCGCGGGCCGGCGTCGGCGTCATCGCCCGGGTGCCGCTGGCGTCCGGGCTGCTCAGCGGCAAATACACCCGGGACACCGTCTTCGCCGCCGACGACCACCGCGCGTACAACCGGCACGGCGAGGCCTTCGACCAGGGCGAGACCTTCTCCGGCGTCGACTACGGGACCGGTCTTGAGGCCGCGGTGGAATTCGCCGCCCTCGCCCCGGAGGGCGCCACCGCCGCGCAGACCGCGCTGCGCTGGATCATCCAGCAGCCCGGCGTGACCTCCGTGATCCCCGGCGCGCGTTCGGTCGAGCAGGCCAGGGCCAACGCCGCCGCCGCGGACCTGCCCGCCCTGCCGCCCGAGGTGCTCAGCGGCGTACGCGACCTGTACGACCGGCGGATCAGGGCACAGGTGCACCAGCGCTGGTGA
- the kdpC gene encoding potassium-transporting ATPase subunit KdpC — protein sequence MADYFPPAVRRHLSALRMLLVLTVITGVLYPLAVAGVAQAAFHHQANGSVATQNGKAVGSSLLGQNFDLPKKNPADADEAARPDPEYFQPRPSAGSYDPLASGASNLGPNSPDLVKAIEQRRKDVAAFDGVAPRDVPADALTASGSGLDPDISPAYAYEQADRVATARGLSPARVRQLVADHVHGRDLGFLGEPRVNVLDLNRALNGLSG from the coding sequence ATGGCCGACTACTTCCCCCCGGCCGTCCGCCGTCATCTGTCGGCGCTGCGGATGCTGCTGGTGCTCACCGTGATCACCGGCGTGCTCTACCCGCTGGCCGTCGCCGGTGTCGCCCAAGCGGCCTTCCACCACCAGGCCAACGGCTCGGTGGCCACCCAGAACGGCAAGGCCGTCGGCTCCAGCCTGCTGGGCCAGAACTTCGACCTGCCCAAGAAGAACCCGGCCGACGCCGACGAGGCCGCCAGGCCCGACCCGGAGTATTTCCAGCCGCGCCCCTCTGCGGGCTCCTACGACCCGCTGGCCTCGGGCGCCTCCAACCTCGGGCCGAACAGCCCCGACCTGGTCAAGGCGATCGAGCAGCGCCGCAAGGACGTCGCCGCCTTCGACGGGGTCGCCCCGCGGGACGTGCCCGCCGACGCCCTGACCGCGTCCGGCTCCGGGCTCGACCCGGACATCTCCCCGGCCTACGCCTACGAGCAGGCCGACCGGGTCGCCACGGCCCGCGGCCTGTCCCCGGCGCGGGTCCGCCAACTGGTCGCCGACCACGTCCACGGCCGCGACCTGGGCTTCCTGGGCGAGCCCCGGGTCAACGTCCTGGACCTGAACAGGGCGCTGAACGGGCTGTCCGGCTGA